In one Sporomusa sphaeroides DSM 2875 genomic region, the following are encoded:
- a CDS encoding methyltetrahydrofolate cobalamin methyltransferase, whose product MIIIGEKINGSIPAVAKAIEGKDADFIRNLATIQANAGAAFIDVCASVDNQIELETMQWLIGLVQEVTDTPIAIDSPDVRICAAAMKFCNKPGLINSVSMEGDKIEVIFPLIADTKWECAALLCDDTGLPQNAEKRLAVFAAIMEKAQAYRIAPNRLHIDPLVQMLCTSEDGINTVTEVIKAIKAQYPDIHVTGGGSNISFNLPARKLVNQAFLVLAMNAGMDSAIIDPLNRDLMGMIYATEALLGMDEYCMEYIGAYRENKFGQQK is encoded by the coding sequence ATGATTATTATTGGTGAAAAAATAAATGGTTCTATTCCCGCCGTAGCCAAGGCCATCGAAGGGAAGGATGCGGATTTTATCCGGAACCTTGCAACAATACAGGCCAATGCCGGGGCCGCGTTTATCGACGTGTGCGCGTCGGTCGATAACCAGATCGAGCTTGAAACTATGCAATGGCTTATCGGGCTGGTGCAGGAAGTTACCGATACACCCATTGCCATTGACAGTCCTGATGTCCGTATTTGTGCCGCGGCGATGAAGTTCTGCAACAAGCCTGGCCTTATTAATTCGGTATCCATGGAAGGTGACAAGATTGAGGTCATCTTTCCGTTAATTGCCGATACAAAATGGGAATGTGCCGCACTCTTATGCGACGACACCGGGCTGCCCCAGAATGCGGAAAAGCGGCTGGCTGTATTTGCCGCCATCATGGAAAAAGCGCAAGCCTACCGTATTGCTCCAAACCGCCTGCATATTGATCCTCTGGTACAAATGCTCTGCACCTCGGAAGACGGGATCAACACCGTTACAGAAGTAATTAAAGCCATCAAAGCGCAATATCCGGATATTCATGTTACCGGTGGCGGCAGCAATATTTCCTTTAATCTGCCTGCCAGAAAACTGGTCAATCAGGCTTTTCTCGTCCTGGCAATGAACGCGGGCATGGACAGTGCGATCATTGATCCGCTGAATCGGGATCTGATGGGGATGATTTATGCTACCGAAGCACTGCTGGGCATGGATGAATACTGTATGGAATACATAGGAGCCTACCGGGAAAACAAATTCGGGCAGCAAAAATAA
- a CDS encoding corrinoid protein: MSKIQEIVTAVASGKMKLVGGLVEEALAEGIAATDILNDGLIAAMGIVGDQFKAGDIYVPEMLVAARAMKKGVDTLKPHLAGGAAATLGKFIIGTVEGDLHDIGKNLVGMMLEGSGFEVIDLGVDVPAAKFVDTIKANPDCRIVGLTALLTTTMPALQASVSAIAAAGLKSQVKIIIGGAPITQAFADKIGADGYAENAASAASLSKELIA, encoded by the coding sequence ATGTCAAAAATTCAGGAAATCGTAACCGCGGTTGCAAGCGGCAAAATGAAACTGGTTGGCGGCCTTGTCGAGGAAGCGTTGGCGGAAGGTATTGCCGCCACTGATATTTTGAACGACGGCCTGATTGCCGCGATGGGAATTGTAGGCGATCAGTTTAAGGCCGGAGACATCTATGTTCCGGAAATGCTGGTGGCTGCCAGAGCAATGAAAAAGGGTGTGGATACGCTCAAACCCCATCTTGCTGGCGGAGCTGCGGCTACTCTGGGGAAATTCATCATCGGTACGGTCGAAGGCGATTTGCATGATATCGGCAAAAATCTTGTGGGCATGATGCTGGAGGGTTCTGGCTTTGAAGTGATTGACTTAGGCGTTGATGTTCCGGCGGCAAAATTTGTTGATACCATAAAAGCGAACCCGGATTGCCGGATTGTCGGCCTGACCGCCCTGCTTACCACCACAATGCCGGCTCTGCAAGCCTCTGTCAGTGCTATTGCAGCAGCCGGACTTAAAAGCCAGGTTAAGATTATTATCGGCGGCGCGCCGATAACTCAGGCATTTGCCGATAAAATCGGTGCCGACGGTTATGCGGAAAATGCAGCTTCGGCCGCAAGCCTTTCCAAAGAGCTTATCGCGTAA